From a single Pasteurella atlantica genomic region:
- a CDS encoding PDDEXK nuclease domain-containing protein gives MNNLPTENKDLTQSIAQIIEQARKQVKQTVNSAMVQCYWDIGRLLVEDEQQGQQRAEYGKYVLQNLSERLTTMYGKGFDVRNLRNMRQFYLAFPIRNALRTELSWTHYRSLIRIEDPQAREWYLKEAVEQSWSSRALDRQISVLYYERLLASQNKPVVVQEAEEKTEVLKETIQDYLRDPYILDFLNLQDKTYQESNVEQAIINNLQQFLLELGKGFAFVERQKRIRFDDEDFYIDLVFYNFKLKCFLLIDLKIGKLKHQDIGQMDTYVRLYDEQFKGEDDNPTIGLVLCSEKSEAIAKYSVLADRKQIFSAKYLPYLPTELQLQQQIEKVRALNNV, from the coding sequence ATGAATAATCTTCCAACAGAAAATAAAGACTTAACTCAAAGCATTGCTCAAATTATAGAGCAAGCGAGAAAGCAAGTTAAACAAACGGTCAATTCTGCAATGGTTCAATGCTATTGGGATATTGGGCGTTTGCTTGTGGAAGATGAACAGCAAGGACAACAGCGTGCTGAGTATGGTAAATATGTATTACAGAATTTATCAGAACGTTTAACAACAATGTATGGTAAGGGTTTTGATGTTCGTAATTTACGAAATATGCGTCAATTTTACCTTGCTTTTCCAATTCGGAACGCACTGCGTACCGAATTGAGTTGGACGCATTATAGAAGTTTAATCCGCATTGAAGATCCACAAGCAAGAGAATGGTATTTAAAAGAAGCGGTTGAGCAAAGTTGGTCTTCTCGTGCATTAGATCGTCAGATTTCAGTGCTTTATTATGAACGTTTATTAGCAAGCCAAAATAAGCCTGTTGTTGTTCAAGAAGCAGAAGAAAAAACGGAAGTATTAAAAGAAACAATACAGGATTATTTGCGTGATCCTTATATTTTAGATTTCTTAAATTTACAAGATAAAACCTATCAAGAAAGCAATGTTGAGCAAGCGATAATCAATAATTTACAGCAATTTTTACTTGAATTAGGCAAAGGGTTTGCTTTTGTTGAACGTCAAAAAAGAATTCGCTTTGATGATGAAGATTTTTATATTGATTTAGTTTTTTATAATTTCAAACTGAAATGCTTTTTATTGATTGACCTAAAAATTGGCAAGTTAAAGCACCAAGATATCGGACAAATGGATACTTATGTTCGTTTATACGATGAGCAATTTAAAGGCGAAGATGATAATCCAACTATTGGTTTAGTGTTGTGTAGTGAGAAAAGTGAGGCGATTGCCAAATATTCTGTACTTGCTGATAGAAAGCAGATTTTTAGTGCGAAATATTTACCTTATCTACCAACAGAATTACAGTTACAGCAACAAATTGAAAAAGTGAGAGCGTTGAATAACGTTTAG
- the glyS gene encoding glycine--tRNA ligase subunit beta — protein MTTKNFLAEIGTEELPPKALKKLGLAFAGNVEQELNQVGLTFDKVEWFAAPRRLAVKVLGLALVQPDKNIEKRGPAVKAAFDDQGNPTKAAEGWARGCGITVDQAERIATDKGEWLVHRAVIKGQETKYLLNEIINNALAKLPIPKAMRWGDKTVQFIRPVHTVTMLLGDELIDGEILGVKSGTTLRGHRFLGQQEVEIANADQYPEILREKGSVIADFEERKAIILKDSQAKAEALGGIADIEEDLLEEVSSLVEFPVVMAAKFEERFLEVPAEALVYTMKGDQKYFPIYDKAGNLLPNFIFVSNINPEDPTFVIEGNEKVVRPRLADAEFFFKSDLKQRLEDNLPRLETVLFQQQLGTVRDKTARIEQLSGEIAKQIGADEIKAKRAGLLSKCDLMTNMVFEFTDTQGVMGMHYARHDVEDEEVAVALNEQYMPRFSGDELPTSLVACSVALADKIDTLTGIFGIGQYPKGDKDPFALRRAALGVLRIIVEKKLPLDLTDLIQKSAQLFGDKLSNKNVVDEVVDFMLGRFRAWYQDEGISVDVIQAVLARRPTKPADFDARVRAVAYFRTLESAEALAAANKRVANILAKAENSVGEIDLSLCEIDAEKVLAEKIIALNSSLAPQFANGEYQAILEQLASLRDVVDTFFDKVMVNAEDEKLRNNRLAILGSLQRLFLNVADISVLQ, from the coding sequence ATGACAACAAAAAATTTCCTTGCCGAGATTGGCACAGAAGAGTTACCACCAAAGGCACTTAAAAAATTAGGGCTGGCGTTTGCGGGCAATGTGGAGCAAGAGTTAAATCAAGTGGGTTTGACTTTTGATAAAGTGGAATGGTTTGCTGCACCACGTCGTTTGGCGGTTAAAGTTTTAGGGCTTGCGTTGGTGCAACCAGATAAAAATATTGAAAAACGTGGTCCTGCGGTGAAAGCAGCCTTTGATGATCAAGGTAATCCAACCAAAGCAGCAGAAGGCTGGGCAAGAGGTTGTGGAATTACGGTTGATCAGGCGGAGCGTATCGCAACGGATAAAGGCGAGTGGTTAGTACATCGTGCGGTTATCAAAGGGCAAGAAACAAAATACTTGTTAAATGAGATTATCAACAATGCGTTGGCAAAATTACCGATTCCAAAAGCAATGCGTTGGGGCGATAAAACCGTACAATTTATCCGTCCTGTGCATACGGTAACGATGTTGCTTGGCGATGAGTTGATCGACGGCGAAATTTTAGGTGTGAAAAGTGGTACAACTTTACGTGGACACCGTTTCTTAGGACAGCAAGAAGTTGAGATCGCAAATGCGGATCAATATCCTGAAATTCTACGTGAAAAAGGATCGGTTATTGCAGATTTTGAAGAGCGTAAAGCGATCATTTTAAAAGATTCACAAGCCAAAGCCGAAGCGTTAGGTGGTATCGCAGATATTGAAGAAGACTTACTTGAAGAAGTCTCATCATTAGTTGAGTTCCCTGTGGTAATGGCGGCGAAATTTGAAGAACGTTTCTTAGAAGTGCCAGCAGAAGCCTTAGTTTACACAATGAAAGGGGATCAAAAATATTTCCCTATTTATGATAAAGCGGGCAACTTATTACCAAACTTTATTTTTGTGTCGAATATCAACCCAGAAGATCCCACTTTTGTGATCGAAGGAAATGAAAAAGTGGTGCGTCCACGTTTAGCCGATGCAGAATTTTTCTTTAAATCAGATTTAAAACAGCGTTTAGAAGATAATTTACCACGTTTAGAAACCGTATTATTCCAACAACAGCTTGGTACAGTGCGTGATAAAACCGCTCGCATTGAGCAACTTAGCGGCGAAATTGCAAAACAAATCGGTGCAGATGAAATCAAAGCAAAACGTGCAGGTTTATTATCAAAATGTGATTTGATGACAAATATGGTGTTTGAATTTACCGATACGCAAGGCGTAATGGGAATGCACTATGCACGTCACGATGTCGAAGATGAAGAAGTAGCGGTGGCATTGAATGAACAATATATGCCACGTTTCTCAGGCGATGAATTACCGACTTCATTGGTGGCGTGCAGTGTTGCGTTAGCGGATAAAATCGATACTTTAACAGGTATTTTTGGTATCGGTCAGTATCCAAAAGGGGATAAAGACCCATTTGCATTGCGTCGTGCGGCATTAGGTGTGTTACGAATTATCGTTGAGAAAAAATTACCATTAGATTTAACGGATTTAATCCAAAAATCAGCACAATTATTTGGCGATAAATTATCAAATAAAAACGTGGTTGATGAAGTAGTTGATTTTATGCTGGGACGTTTCCGTGCGTGGTATCAAGATGAAGGTATTTCAGTTGATGTAATTCAAGCGGTATTAGCTCGTCGCCCAACAAAACCTGCGGACTTTGATGCACGTGTGCGTGCGGTAGCTTATTTCCGTACCTTAGAAAGTGCTGAGGCATTAGCGGCAGCGAATAAACGTGTTGCAAATATCTTAGCTAAAGCAGAAAATAGTGTTGGCGAGATCGATCTTTCACTTTGTGAAATTGACGCTGAAAAAGTGTTGGCAGAGAAAATCATTGCATTAAATTCAAGCCTTGCACCGCAATTTGCGAATGGCGAATATCAAGCGATTTTAGAACAGTTGGCAAGTTTGCGTGATGTGGTGGATACCTTCTTTGATAAAGTAATGGTAAATGCCGAAGATGAAAAACTGCGTAATAACCGTTTAGCAATTTTAGGCTCGCTACAACGCCTATTCTTAAATGTGGCGGATATTTCAGTTTTACAATAA